From a single Chlamydia muridarum str. Nigg genomic region:
- the rpsK gene encoding 30S ribosomal protein S11 encodes MVKNQTQKKGVKRKQVKNIPSGVVHVKATFNNTIVTITDPAGNVISWASAGKVGYSGSRKSSAFAATVAAQDAAKTAMSSGLKEVEVSLKGTGAGRESAVRALISSGLIVSVIRDETPVPHNGCRPRKRRRV; translated from the coding sequence TTGGTTAAAAATCAGACGCAAAAAAAAGGCGTAAAAAGAAAACAAGTAAAAAACATTCCTTCGGGCGTTGTCCATGTTAAGGCTACTTTTAATAATACAATTGTAACCATAACAGACCCTGCTGGTAATGTGATTTCGTGGGCTTCTGCTGGGAAAGTTGGTTATTCAGGCTCTCGTAAATCTTCAGCATTTGCAGCGACGGTTGCTGCCCAAGATGCTGCTAAGACTGCTATGAGTTCTGGGTTAAAAGAGGTTGAAGTAAGTTTGAAAGGAACTGGTGCTGGGCGGGAATCTGCCGTACGAGCGCTTATTTCTTCTGGACTTATTGTTTCTGTTATCCGAGATGAAACTCCCGTTCCTCATAACGGGTGTCGACCAAGAAAACGACGAAGAGTGTAG
- the rpsM gene encoding 30S ribosomal protein S13 codes for MPRIIGIDIPAKKKLKISLTYIYGIGPALSEEIIARLQLNPEARAAELTEEEVGRLNALLQSDYVVEGDLRRRVQSDIKRLITIHAYRGQRHRLSLPVRGQRTKTNSRTRKGKRKTVAGKKK; via the coding sequence ATGCCACGCATCATTGGAATAGATATTCCTGCGAAAAAGAAATTAAAAATAAGTCTTACATATATTTATGGAATAGGGCCAGCTCTTTCTGAAGAGATCATTGCTAGATTGCAGTTGAATCCCGAAGCGAGAGCTGCAGAGTTGACTGAAGAAGAAGTCGGTCGACTGAACGCTCTTTTACAGTCGGATTATGTTGTTGAGGGAGATTTGCGCCGTCGTGTGCAGTCCGATATCAAACGTCTAATTACCATCCATGCTTATCGTGGACAAAGACATAGACTTTCTTTGCCTGTTCGTGGTCAGAGAACAAAAACAAATTCTCGCACTCGTAAAGGTAAACGTAAAACTGTTGCAGGTAAGAAGAAATAA
- the secY gene encoding preprotein translocase subunit SecY: MATLRQVFSISELRQKIFFTFSLLALCRIGVFIPVPGINGDRAVAYFNQLLGSSQNLFQLADIFSGGAFAQMTVIALGVVPYISASIIVQLLVVFMPTLQREMREAPDQGKRKLGRMTRLFTLLLACVQSLLFAKFALRMNLVVPGIVLPAMLSLKLFGIPCVFYLTTVVVMTTGTLLLMWIGEQISDKGIGNGISLIITLGMLASFPSVLGSIFNKLNLGSQDPSEFGIVSLLVLCAVFVFVLMATVLIIEGVRKVPVQHARRIIGRREVLGGGSYLPLKVNYAGVIPVIFASSLLMFPATIGQFLSSESSWLKRIATMLSPGSVVYSIFYVLLIIFFTYFWTATQFRPEQIASEMKKNGAFIPGIRQGKPTQSYLEYTMNRVTLLGAVFLAVVAILPSILGRILRVDANVSYFLGGTAMLIVVGVVLDTMKQIDAFLLVRRYDGVLKKDRPKGRR, encoded by the coding sequence ATGGCTACATTGCGACAAGTATTTTCGATTTCCGAATTGCGACAAAAAATATTCTTCACATTTTCTTTGCTTGCGTTATGTAGAATCGGGGTATTCATCCCTGTACCGGGAATTAATGGAGACCGTGCTGTAGCCTATTTTAACCAGCTATTAGGGTCTAGCCAGAATTTGTTTCAGTTAGCTGATATTTTTTCTGGGGGAGCTTTTGCTCAGATGACGGTTATAGCTCTTGGAGTGGTTCCGTACATCTCGGCTTCAATTATTGTGCAACTTCTTGTGGTCTTTATGCCTACTCTGCAAAGAGAAATGCGGGAGGCTCCTGACCAAGGAAAGCGTAAATTGGGGCGAATGACGAGGCTCTTCACCCTGCTTCTTGCATGTGTGCAATCTTTGCTTTTTGCGAAGTTTGCTTTGCGAATGAACCTCGTTGTTCCTGGAATTGTTCTCCCCGCAATGCTATCTCTGAAGCTGTTTGGAATTCCTTGTGTATTTTATTTAACAACTGTTGTGGTAATGACAACAGGAACCCTTTTACTTATGTGGATTGGAGAACAGATTTCTGACAAGGGAATTGGTAACGGGATTAGCCTGATTATCACCCTAGGAATGTTAGCTTCGTTCCCCTCTGTTTTAGGGTCCATATTTAATAAATTAAATTTGGGATCTCAGGACCCTTCTGAATTCGGGATAGTCTCTCTCCTAGTTCTTTGTGCAGTCTTCGTTTTTGTTCTGATGGCGACTGTATTAATTATTGAGGGGGTAAGAAAAGTTCCGGTTCAGCATGCACGTAGAATTATTGGAAGAAGAGAGGTCTTAGGAGGAGGGTCTTATCTTCCTCTAAAGGTGAATTATGCGGGAGTGATTCCAGTTATTTTTGCCTCTTCGCTTCTCATGTTCCCCGCCACTATTGGACAATTCCTTTCCTCAGAGTCTTCTTGGTTGAAGCGAATAGCAACTATGTTGTCCCCTGGAAGTGTGGTTTATTCCATTTTTTACGTGTTGCTTATTATATTTTTTACCTATTTCTGGACAGCTACGCAGTTTCGGCCAGAGCAAATAGCTTCTGAAATGAAAAAAAATGGAGCTTTTATTCCTGGTATCCGACAAGGGAAACCAACCCAGTCCTATCTTGAATATACAATGAATAGGGTAACTTTACTGGGGGCAGTATTTTTAGCTGTTGTAGCTATATTACCTTCTATTTTGGGAAGGATTTTAAGAGTTGACGCAAACGTCAGCTACTTTTTGGGTGGAACTGCTATGCTTATCGTAGTCGGCGTCGTTTTGGATACGATGAAGCAAATAGATGCTTTTCTTTTAGTCCGACGTTATGACGGAGTTTTAAAGAAAGACCGCCCCAAAGGAAGACGTTGA
- the rplO gene encoding 50S ribosomal protein L15 — MIKLEYLQDPSPRKRRTKLLGRGPSSGHGKTSGRGHKGDGSRSGYKRRFGYEGGGVPLYRRVPTRGFSHKRFDKCVEEITTQRLNGIFENGEEVSLETLKQRKVIHRETSRVKVILKGALDKKLVWKDAAIVLSEGVKSLIETV; from the coding sequence ATGATTAAGTTAGAGTATTTACAAGATCCTTCGCCTCGTAAGCGAAGAACTAAACTCTTGGGAAGAGGCCCCTCTTCTGGCCATGGGAAAACCAGTGGTCGGGGGCACAAAGGGGATGGTAGCCGTTCTGGTTACAAGAGACGTTTTGGATATGAGGGGGGAGGAGTTCCTTTGTATAGAAGGGTCCCTACTCGAGGATTTTCTCATAAACGTTTTGATAAATGTGTTGAAGAAATCACGACACAACGTTTGAATGGAATCTTTGAAAACGGAGAAGAAGTATCTTTGGAGACTTTAAAACAAAGAAAAGTTATCCATAGAGAGACTTCTCGTGTTAAAGTGATTCTTAAGGGAGCTCTGGATAAGAAATTAGTCTGGAAAGATGCTGCAATAGTGTTGTCAGAAGGAGTAAAAAGTCTTATCGAGACTGTTTAA
- the rpsE gene encoding 30S ribosomal protein S5 — translation MTLSRNSHKEDQLEEKVLVVNRCCKVVKGGRKFSFSALILVGDRKGRLGFGFAKANELTDAIRKGGDAARKNLVSINSLEGGSIPHEVLVNHDGAELLLKPAKPGTGIVAGSRIRLILEMAGVKDIVAKSLGSNNPMNQVKAAFKALLTLSCKDDIMKRRAVIND, via the coding sequence ATGACGCTATCAAGAAATTCTCATAAGGAAGATCAGCTGGAAGAGAAGGTTCTCGTCGTCAACCGTTGTTGTAAGGTTGTTAAAGGAGGCCGTAAGTTTAGTTTTTCTGCGCTTATTTTAGTTGGCGATAGAAAAGGGCGTTTGGGCTTTGGATTCGCGAAAGCTAACGAGCTAACGGATGCTATTCGTAAAGGCGGGGATGCTGCTAGAAAAAATCTTGTCTCTATCAATTCTCTTGAGGGAGGATCTATTCCTCATGAGGTTCTTGTCAATCACGATGGAGCAGAGCTTTTGTTAAAACCTGCTAAGCCAGGAACCGGAATCGTTGCGGGATCTCGCATTCGTTTAATTTTAGAGATGGCCGGAGTCAAGGACATCGTGGCAAAGAGTTTGGGATCTAATAATCCTATGAATCAGGTGAAAGCTGCTTTTAAAGCTCTCCTGACACTCTCTTGTAAAGATGATATTATGAAAAGGAGAGCCGTTATCAATGATTAA
- the rplR gene encoding 50S ribosomal protein L18, translating into MESSLYKKTSGKARRALRVRKALKGSSLKPRLSVVKTNKHIYVQLIDDVEGKTLASISTLAKISKTSGLTKKNQDNAKALGVKIAELGKSLQVDRIVFDRGAHKYHGVVAMVADGAREGGLQF; encoded by the coding sequence ATGGAAAGCTCTTTATATAAGAAAACTTCGGGGAAAGCTCGCAGAGCTTTAAGAGTACGGAAAGCCTTAAAGGGAAGTTCTTTAAAGCCTAGATTATCCGTTGTAAAGACAAATAAGCATATTTATGTGCAGCTGATAGATGATGTTGAAGGTAAGACTTTAGCATCTATTTCAACCTTGGCTAAAATTTCAAAAACTTCTGGATTAACGAAAAAAAATCAAGATAATGCCAAGGCTTTAGGAGTAAAAATTGCTGAATTAGGGAAAAGCCTTCAGGTAGATCGGATTGTTTTCGATCGAGGAGCTCATAAGTATCATGGCGTAGTAGCTATGGTTGCTGATGGAGCCAGAGAGGGTGGATTACAGTTTTAA